Proteins from a genomic interval of Watersipora subatra chromosome 10, tzWatSuba1.1, whole genome shotgun sequence:
- the LOC137406687 gene encoding protein FAM200C-like has translation MDKSKPFFEAKEREPKRAKLDSTGSFHIQAQAITEASYVLSYCIVRDKKPYTIGETLVKPCLLECTKIILGDKAAQKIADLSLSDSTVKSKINDMSTDIKRETIEEEFLFCGPLTAKTTPAADVMNLVSDFFSKEHLNRGKLIGVCADGAPAMLGCRAGFAQCNVHEIPEQLQEFLELTNNSALKDDFKELSIEHFWVQAQRLYPNISLAALKMLIPFVSTYLCESAFSAMLTIKSKSRNRLEVEADLRCALSTTTPNIKILVSSKKTQKSH, from the exons atgGATAAATCAAAGCCGTTCTTTGAAGCTAAAGAGAGAGAACCCAAGCGGGCAAAACTGGATTCCACTGGCAGCTTTCATATCCAAGCACAGGCCATTACCGAGGCATCCTATGTTCTGTCTTACTGTATCGTCAGAGATAAGAAGCCATACACCATTGGTGAAACATTAGTTAAACCTTGTCTGTTGGAGTGTACTAAGATTATTCTCGGAGACAAAGCCGCTCAAAAGATAGCTGATTTATCCCTCTCAGACAGCACAGTGAAATCAAAGATCAATGATATGTCCACGGACATAAAGAG AGAGACAATTGAGGAAGAATTTCTGTTCTGCGGTCCTCTAACTGCAAAGACCACCCCAGCTGCTGATGTTATGAACCTGGTTTCCGACTTCTTCAGCAAAGAACATCTGAACAGGGGCAAACTAATTGGAGTTTGCGCTGATGGTGCTCCAGCCATGCTTGGCTGTCGTGCTGGGTTTGCACA GTGCAATGTCCACGAGATTCCGGAACAGCTTCAGGAGTTTTTGGAGCTGACAAACAACTCTGCACTAAAAGATGACTTCAAGGAGTTATCAATAGAGCACTTTTGGGTTCAGGCCCAAAGATTGTATCCCAACATAAGCCTGGCCGCTCTCAAGATGCTCATACCATTTGTTTCCACATATCTTTGCGAGTCAGCATTTTCAGCAATGCTAACCATAAAGAGCAAATCTAGAAACCGTCTAGAAGTAGAAGCTGACCTACGGTGTGCCCTATCTACAACAACTCCGAACATCAAAATTCTGGTCAGCTCCAAAAAAACACAGAAATCGCACTag